One stretch of Rissa tridactyla isolate bRisTri1 chromosome 21, bRisTri1.patW.cur.20221130, whole genome shotgun sequence DNA includes these proteins:
- the AHCYL1 gene encoding S-adenosylhomocysteine hydrolase-like protein 1 isoform X2, giving the protein MLGFRKLVLGEKRRRGGCQQIQFADDMQEFTKFPTKTGRRSLSRSISQSSTDSYSSAASYTDSSDDEVSPREKQQTNSKGSSNFCVKNIKQAEFGRREIEIAEQDMSALISLRKRAQGEKPLAGAKIVGCTHITAQTAVLIETLCALGAQCRWSACNIYSTQNEVAAALAEAGVAVFAWKGESEDDFWWCIDRCVNVDGWQANMILDDGGDLTHWVYKKYPNVFKKIRGIVEESVTGVHRLYQLSKAGKLCVPAMNVNDSVTKQKFDNLYCCRESILDGLKRTTDVMFGGKQVVVCGYGEVGKGCCAALKALGAIVYVTEIDPICALQACMDGFRVVKLSEVIRQVDVVITCTGNKNVVTREHLDRMKNSCIVCNMGHSNTEIDVTSLRTPELTWERVRSQVDHVIWPDGKRVVLLAEGRLLNLSCSTVPTFVLSITATTQALALIELYNAPEGRYKQDVYLLPKKMDEYVASLHLPSFDAHLTELTDDQAKYLGLNKNGPFKPNYYRY; this is encoded by the exons ATGCTGGGATTCCGCAAGCTGGttctgggggagaaaaggaggcggGGGGGCTGCCAG CAAATCCAATTTGCAGATGACATGCAGGAGTTCACCAAGTTCCCAACCAAGACGGGCCGTCGGTCCCTGTCCCGCTCCATCTCGCAGTCTTCCACCGATAGCTACAGCTCCG CTGCCTCCTACACCGACAGCTCTGATGACGAGGTGTCCCCCCGCGAGAAACAGCAAACCAACTCCAAAGGCAGCAGCAATTTCTGTGTGAAGAACATCAAGCAGGCAGAGTTCGGGCGCCGGGAGATCGAGATCGCTGAACAAG ACATGTCTGCTCTGATTTCACTCAGGAAACGAGCTCAAGGGGAGAAGCCTTTGGCTGGAGCTAAAATCGTGGGCTGTACCCACATTACAGCACAGACTGCG GTGCTGATCGAGACGCTGTGTGCGCTGGGAGCACAGTGCCGCTGGTCTGCCTGTAACATCTATTCCACCCAGAATGAAGTGGCGGCTGCCTTGGCAGAAGCTG GTGTTGCCGTGTTTGCCTGGAAGGGGGAGTCGGAGGATGACTTCTGGTGGTGCATTGACCGCTGTGTTAACGTAGATGGCTGGCAGGCCAACATG ATCCTGGACGACGGCGGGGACCTGACCCATTGGGTTTATAAGAAATACCCCAACGTATTCAAGAAGATCCGAGGGATTGTGGAGGAGAGTGTGACCGGCGTGCACAG GCTGTACCAGCTCTCCAAGGCTGGGAAGCTGTGTGTCCCAGCCATGAATGTGAACGACTCCGTCACCAAACAGAAATTCGACAACCTGTATTGCTGCCGGGAGTCCATCCTGGACGG CCTGAAGAGGACCACGGATGTGATGTTTGGAGGGAAGCAAGTGGTGGTTTGTGGTTATGGGGAG GTCGGCAAGGGATGCTGCGCCGCTCTGAAAGCCCTGGGAGCGATCGTCTACGTCACGGAGATCGACCCCATCTGTGCTCTCCAAGCTTG CATGGACGGATTTCGGGTGGTGAAGCTGAGTGAAGTAATCCGTCAGGTGGATGTCGTCATCACCTGCACAG GAAACAAGAACGTTGTGACCAGAGAACACCTGGATCGGATGAAGAACAGCTGCATCGTCTGCAACATGGGCCACTCCAACACCGAGATCGATGTG acCAGCCTCCGGACCCCGGAGCTGACCTGGGAGCGGGTGCGCTCCCAAGTGGACCACGTCATCTGGCCGGACGGGAAGCGGGTGGTGCTGCTGGCCGAG GGCCGTCTTCTCAACCTGAGCTGCTCCACGGTTCCCACCTTCGTGCTCTCCATCACGGCCACCACTCAG GCTCTGGCGCTGATAGAGCTTTACAACGCTCCCGAGGGCCGTTACAAACAGGACGTGTACCTGCTGCCGAAGAAgatgg acGAGTACGTCGCCAGCTTGCATCTGCCTTCGTTTGACGCCCACCTGACGGAACTGACGGACGATCAGGCGAAATACCTGGGACTCAACAAAAACGGGCCTTTCAAACCCAATTACTACAG ATACTGA
- the AHCYL1 gene encoding S-adenosylhomocysteine hydrolase-like protein 1 isoform X1, with product MSVPEPAGGEEVKQAKEVEDAEKYSFMATVTKAPKKQIQFADDMQEFTKFPTKTGRRSLSRSISQSSTDSYSSAASYTDSSDDEVSPREKQQTNSKGSSNFCVKNIKQAEFGRREIEIAEQDMSALISLRKRAQGEKPLAGAKIVGCTHITAQTAVLIETLCALGAQCRWSACNIYSTQNEVAAALAEAGVAVFAWKGESEDDFWWCIDRCVNVDGWQANMILDDGGDLTHWVYKKYPNVFKKIRGIVEESVTGVHRLYQLSKAGKLCVPAMNVNDSVTKQKFDNLYCCRESILDGLKRTTDVMFGGKQVVVCGYGEVGKGCCAALKALGAIVYVTEIDPICALQACMDGFRVVKLSEVIRQVDVVITCTGNKNVVTREHLDRMKNSCIVCNMGHSNTEIDVTSLRTPELTWERVRSQVDHVIWPDGKRVVLLAEGRLLNLSCSTVPTFVLSITATTQALALIELYNAPEGRYKQDVYLLPKKMDEYVASLHLPSFDAHLTELTDDQAKYLGLNKNGPFKPNYYRY from the exons CAAATCCAATTTGCAGATGACATGCAGGAGTTCACCAAGTTCCCAACCAAGACGGGCCGTCGGTCCCTGTCCCGCTCCATCTCGCAGTCTTCCACCGATAGCTACAGCTCCG CTGCCTCCTACACCGACAGCTCTGATGACGAGGTGTCCCCCCGCGAGAAACAGCAAACCAACTCCAAAGGCAGCAGCAATTTCTGTGTGAAGAACATCAAGCAGGCAGAGTTCGGGCGCCGGGAGATCGAGATCGCTGAACAAG ACATGTCTGCTCTGATTTCACTCAGGAAACGAGCTCAAGGGGAGAAGCCTTTGGCTGGAGCTAAAATCGTGGGCTGTACCCACATTACAGCACAGACTGCG GTGCTGATCGAGACGCTGTGTGCGCTGGGAGCACAGTGCCGCTGGTCTGCCTGTAACATCTATTCCACCCAGAATGAAGTGGCGGCTGCCTTGGCAGAAGCTG GTGTTGCCGTGTTTGCCTGGAAGGGGGAGTCGGAGGATGACTTCTGGTGGTGCATTGACCGCTGTGTTAACGTAGATGGCTGGCAGGCCAACATG ATCCTGGACGACGGCGGGGACCTGACCCATTGGGTTTATAAGAAATACCCCAACGTATTCAAGAAGATCCGAGGGATTGTGGAGGAGAGTGTGACCGGCGTGCACAG GCTGTACCAGCTCTCCAAGGCTGGGAAGCTGTGTGTCCCAGCCATGAATGTGAACGACTCCGTCACCAAACAGAAATTCGACAACCTGTATTGCTGCCGGGAGTCCATCCTGGACGG CCTGAAGAGGACCACGGATGTGATGTTTGGAGGGAAGCAAGTGGTGGTTTGTGGTTATGGGGAG GTCGGCAAGGGATGCTGCGCCGCTCTGAAAGCCCTGGGAGCGATCGTCTACGTCACGGAGATCGACCCCATCTGTGCTCTCCAAGCTTG CATGGACGGATTTCGGGTGGTGAAGCTGAGTGAAGTAATCCGTCAGGTGGATGTCGTCATCACCTGCACAG GAAACAAGAACGTTGTGACCAGAGAACACCTGGATCGGATGAAGAACAGCTGCATCGTCTGCAACATGGGCCACTCCAACACCGAGATCGATGTG acCAGCCTCCGGACCCCGGAGCTGACCTGGGAGCGGGTGCGCTCCCAAGTGGACCACGTCATCTGGCCGGACGGGAAGCGGGTGGTGCTGCTGGCCGAG GGCCGTCTTCTCAACCTGAGCTGCTCCACGGTTCCCACCTTCGTGCTCTCCATCACGGCCACCACTCAG GCTCTGGCGCTGATAGAGCTTTACAACGCTCCCGAGGGCCGTTACAAACAGGACGTGTACCTGCTGCCGAAGAAgatgg acGAGTACGTCGCCAGCTTGCATCTGCCTTCGTTTGACGCCCACCTGACGGAACTGACGGACGATCAGGCGAAATACCTGGGACTCAACAAAAACGGGCCTTTCAAACCCAATTACTACAG ATACTGA
- the STRIP1 gene encoding striatin-interacting protein 1 isoform X1 — protein sequence MEPGGGGVGVGVGCSGPLPGNNKARGGAVPPGKARDLGRPPRKDSEGYSESPDLEFEYADTDKWAAELSELYSYTEGPEFLLNRKCFEEDFRIHVRDKKWTELDKNQHRTHAMRLLDGLEVTAREKRLRVARAILYVAQGTFGECGSEAEVQAWMRYNIFLLLEVGTFNALVELLNMEIDNSAACSSAVRKPAISLADSTDLRVLLNIMYLIVETVRQEAEGDKPEWKSMRQTFRAELGAPLYNNEPFSVMLFGMVTKFCSGHAPHFPMKKVLLLLWKTVLCTLGGFEELQSMKAEKREILGLPPLPEDSIKVIRNMRAASPPASASDLIEQQQKRGRREHKALIKQDNLDAFNERDPYKADDSREEEEENDDDNSLEGETFPLERDEVMPPPTQHPPSDRITCPKGLPWAPKVREKDIEMFLESSRSKFIGYTLGSDTNTVVGLPRPIHESIRTLKLHKYTSIAEVQVHMEDEYLRSPLSGGEEEVEQVPAEILYQGLLPSLPQYMIALLKILLAAAPTSKAKTDSINILADVLPEEMPTTVLQSMKLGVDVNRHKEIIVKAISAVLLLLLKHFKLNHIYQFEYMAQHLVFANCIPLILKFFNQNIMSYITAKNSISVLDYPYCVVHELPELTAESLEAGDNNQFCWRNLFSCINLLRILNKLTKWKHSRTMMLVVFKSAPILKRALKVKQAMMQLYVLKLLKVQTKYLGRQWRKSNMKTMSAIYQKVRHRLNDDWAYGNDLDARPWDFQAEECALRASIERFNSRRYDRAHSNPDFLPVDNCLQSVLGQRVDLPEDFQVNYDLWLEREVFSRPISWEELLQ from the exons ATggagccgggcggcggcggcgttgGCGTTGGCGTTGGGTGCTCGGGGCCGCTCCCGGGTAACAACAAGGCCCGCGGCGGAGCGGTGCCGCCCGGCAAGGCCCGGGACCTGGGCCGCCCGCCGCGCAAGGACTCCGAG gGCTATTCAGAGTCCCCAGACCTGGAGTTTGAATATGCAGATACCGACAAATGGGCGGCAGAGCTGTCTG AGCTGTACAGTTACACGGAAGGGCCAGAGTTCCTGCTCAACCGCAAGTGCTTCGAGGAGGACTTCAGGATCCACG TGCGGGACAAGAAATGGACTGAGCTGGACAAGAACCAGCACCGCACTCACGCCATGCGACTTCTCGACGGGCTGGAGGTCACCGCAcgggagaagaggctgagggtTGCCCGAGCCATCCTTTACGTTGCCCAAG GTACGTTTGGGGAGTGCGGCTCCGAGGCCGAGGTGCAGGCTTGGATGAGGTATAACATCTTCCTCTTGCTGGAAGTGGGGACGTTCAACGCTTTGGTGGAGCTGCTGAACATGGAGATTGA TAACAGCGCAGCTTGCAGCAGTGCCGTGAGAAAGCCTGCCATCTCCCTGGCTGACAGCACGGACCTGAG GGTGCTGCTGAACATCATGTACCTGATCGTGGAGACTGTTCGGCAGGAGGCCGAGGGGGACAAGCCCGAGTGGAAGAGCATGAGACAGACCTTCCGAGCAGAGCTGG GAGCCCCCCTGTACAACAACGAGCCCTTCTCCGTCATGCTCTTCGGGATGGTGACCAAATTCTGCAGTGGCCATGCTCCGCACTTCCCCATGAAGAAGGTGCTGCTCTTGCTCTGGAAGACTGTGCTG TGCACCCTGGGGGGCTTTGAGGAGCTCCAGAGCATGAAGGCAGAGAAGAGGGAGATCCTGGGCCTCCCGCCGCTGCCGGAGGACAGCATTAAAGTCATCCGCAACATGCGAGCTgcctccccgcccgcctccgcctCCGATCTCATCGAGCAGCAGCAGAAGCGAGGCCGGCGGGAGCACAAG GCCCTGATTAAGCAGGATAACCTCGATGCCTTTAATGAGCGGGACCCTTACAAAGCTGACGACTcccgtgaggaagaggaggaaaacgaTGATGACAACAGCCTGGAGGGAGAGACCTTCCCCCTCGAACGGGATGAAGTGATGCCTCCCCccacccagcatccccccagcgaCCGCATCACCTGCCCcaaggggctgccctgggcccccAAAGTCCG agaaaaggacaTCGAGATGTTCCTGGAGTCCAGCCGCAGCAAGTTCATTGGCTACACGCTGGGCAG TGACACCAACACCGTGGTGGGCTTACCCAGGCCCATCCATGAGAGCATCCGAACCCTGAAGCTG caCAAGTACACATCGATCGCAGAGGTGCAAGTGCATATGGAGGACGAGTACCTGCGCTCCCCGCTCTCTGGG GGAGAAGAAGAAGTGGAGCAAGTCCCTGCGGAGATCCTGTACCAGGGCCTCCTGCCAAGCCTGCCGCAGTACATG ATCGCTCTGCTGAAGATCCTCCTTGCCGCAGCCCCCACCTCCAAAGCCAAGACGGACTCCATCAATATCCTGGCAGACGTCTTGCCGGAGGAGATGCC GACCACAGTGCTGCAGAGCATGAAGCTGGGGGTGGATGTCAATCGGCACAAGGAGATCATCGTCAAAGCCATTTCTGCcgtgctgctcctcctgctcaaGCACTTCAAGCTGAATCACATCTACCAG TTTGAGTACATGGCCCAGCATCTGGTCTTCGCCAACTGCATCCCGCTCATCCTGAAGTTCTTCAACCAGAACATCATGTCCTACATCACTGCCAAGAACAG cattTCTGTCCTGGACTACCCGTACTGCGTGGTGCACGAGCTGCCGGAGCTGACGGCAGAGAGCCTG GAAGCCGGAGACAACAACCAGTTTTGTTGGAGGAACCTCTTCTCCTGCATAAACCTCTTGCGCATCCTGAACAAGCTGACCAAGTGGAAGCATTCCCGCACCATG ATGCTGGTGGTGTTCAAGTCGGCACCCATCCTGAAGCGGGCGCTGAAGGTGAAGCAGGCCATGATGCAGCTCTACGTGCTGAAGCTGCTCAAGGTACAGACCAAGTACCTGGGCCGGCAGTGGAGGAAGAGCAACATGAAGACCATGTCAGCCATCTACCAGAAAGTGCGACACCGTCTCAACGACGACTGGGCTTACGGTAACG ACCTGGATGCCCGGCCCTGGGACTTCCAGGCGGAGGAGTGTGCCCTGCGCGCCAGCATCGAGCGTTTCAACTCGCGTCGTTACGACCGGGCGCACAGCAACCCCGATTTTCTCCCTGTGGACAACTGCCTGCAGAGCGTGCTGGGCCAGCGCGTGGACCTGCCTGAGGATTTCCAGGTCAACTACGACCTGTGGCTGGAGCGGGAGGTTTTCTCCCGACCCATCTCctgggaggagctgctgcagtga
- the STRIP1 gene encoding striatin-interacting protein 1 isoform X2 produces the protein MAAALPRLSLPLPREGGGYSESPDLEFEYADTDKWAAELSELYSYTEGPEFLLNRKCFEEDFRIHVRDKKWTELDKNQHRTHAMRLLDGLEVTAREKRLRVARAILYVAQGTFGECGSEAEVQAWMRYNIFLLLEVGTFNALVELLNMEIDNSAACSSAVRKPAISLADSTDLRVLLNIMYLIVETVRQEAEGDKPEWKSMRQTFRAELGAPLYNNEPFSVMLFGMVTKFCSGHAPHFPMKKVLLLLWKTVLCTLGGFEELQSMKAEKREILGLPPLPEDSIKVIRNMRAASPPASASDLIEQQQKRGRREHKALIKQDNLDAFNERDPYKADDSREEEEENDDDNSLEGETFPLERDEVMPPPTQHPPSDRITCPKGLPWAPKVREKDIEMFLESSRSKFIGYTLGSDTNTVVGLPRPIHESIRTLKLHKYTSIAEVQVHMEDEYLRSPLSGGEEEVEQVPAEILYQGLLPSLPQYMIALLKILLAAAPTSKAKTDSINILADVLPEEMPTTVLQSMKLGVDVNRHKEIIVKAISAVLLLLLKHFKLNHIYQFEYMAQHLVFANCIPLILKFFNQNIMSYITAKNSISVLDYPYCVVHELPELTAESLEAGDNNQFCWRNLFSCINLLRILNKLTKWKHSRTMMLVVFKSAPILKRALKVKQAMMQLYVLKLLKVQTKYLGRQWRKSNMKTMSAIYQKVRHRLNDDWAYGNDLDARPWDFQAEECALRASIERFNSRRYDRAHSNPDFLPVDNCLQSVLGQRVDLPEDFQVNYDLWLEREVFSRPISWEELLQ, from the exons atggcggcggcgctgccccggcTCTCCCTGCCGCTCCCGCGAGAGGGAGGG gGCTATTCAGAGTCCCCAGACCTGGAGTTTGAATATGCAGATACCGACAAATGGGCGGCAGAGCTGTCTG AGCTGTACAGTTACACGGAAGGGCCAGAGTTCCTGCTCAACCGCAAGTGCTTCGAGGAGGACTTCAGGATCCACG TGCGGGACAAGAAATGGACTGAGCTGGACAAGAACCAGCACCGCACTCACGCCATGCGACTTCTCGACGGGCTGGAGGTCACCGCAcgggagaagaggctgagggtTGCCCGAGCCATCCTTTACGTTGCCCAAG GTACGTTTGGGGAGTGCGGCTCCGAGGCCGAGGTGCAGGCTTGGATGAGGTATAACATCTTCCTCTTGCTGGAAGTGGGGACGTTCAACGCTTTGGTGGAGCTGCTGAACATGGAGATTGA TAACAGCGCAGCTTGCAGCAGTGCCGTGAGAAAGCCTGCCATCTCCCTGGCTGACAGCACGGACCTGAG GGTGCTGCTGAACATCATGTACCTGATCGTGGAGACTGTTCGGCAGGAGGCCGAGGGGGACAAGCCCGAGTGGAAGAGCATGAGACAGACCTTCCGAGCAGAGCTGG GAGCCCCCCTGTACAACAACGAGCCCTTCTCCGTCATGCTCTTCGGGATGGTGACCAAATTCTGCAGTGGCCATGCTCCGCACTTCCCCATGAAGAAGGTGCTGCTCTTGCTCTGGAAGACTGTGCTG TGCACCCTGGGGGGCTTTGAGGAGCTCCAGAGCATGAAGGCAGAGAAGAGGGAGATCCTGGGCCTCCCGCCGCTGCCGGAGGACAGCATTAAAGTCATCCGCAACATGCGAGCTgcctccccgcccgcctccgcctCCGATCTCATCGAGCAGCAGCAGAAGCGAGGCCGGCGGGAGCACAAG GCCCTGATTAAGCAGGATAACCTCGATGCCTTTAATGAGCGGGACCCTTACAAAGCTGACGACTcccgtgaggaagaggaggaaaacgaTGATGACAACAGCCTGGAGGGAGAGACCTTCCCCCTCGAACGGGATGAAGTGATGCCTCCCCccacccagcatccccccagcgaCCGCATCACCTGCCCcaaggggctgccctgggcccccAAAGTCCG agaaaaggacaTCGAGATGTTCCTGGAGTCCAGCCGCAGCAAGTTCATTGGCTACACGCTGGGCAG TGACACCAACACCGTGGTGGGCTTACCCAGGCCCATCCATGAGAGCATCCGAACCCTGAAGCTG caCAAGTACACATCGATCGCAGAGGTGCAAGTGCATATGGAGGACGAGTACCTGCGCTCCCCGCTCTCTGGG GGAGAAGAAGAAGTGGAGCAAGTCCCTGCGGAGATCCTGTACCAGGGCCTCCTGCCAAGCCTGCCGCAGTACATG ATCGCTCTGCTGAAGATCCTCCTTGCCGCAGCCCCCACCTCCAAAGCCAAGACGGACTCCATCAATATCCTGGCAGACGTCTTGCCGGAGGAGATGCC GACCACAGTGCTGCAGAGCATGAAGCTGGGGGTGGATGTCAATCGGCACAAGGAGATCATCGTCAAAGCCATTTCTGCcgtgctgctcctcctgctcaaGCACTTCAAGCTGAATCACATCTACCAG TTTGAGTACATGGCCCAGCATCTGGTCTTCGCCAACTGCATCCCGCTCATCCTGAAGTTCTTCAACCAGAACATCATGTCCTACATCACTGCCAAGAACAG cattTCTGTCCTGGACTACCCGTACTGCGTGGTGCACGAGCTGCCGGAGCTGACGGCAGAGAGCCTG GAAGCCGGAGACAACAACCAGTTTTGTTGGAGGAACCTCTTCTCCTGCATAAACCTCTTGCGCATCCTGAACAAGCTGACCAAGTGGAAGCATTCCCGCACCATG ATGCTGGTGGTGTTCAAGTCGGCACCCATCCTGAAGCGGGCGCTGAAGGTGAAGCAGGCCATGATGCAGCTCTACGTGCTGAAGCTGCTCAAGGTACAGACCAAGTACCTGGGCCGGCAGTGGAGGAAGAGCAACATGAAGACCATGTCAGCCATCTACCAGAAAGTGCGACACCGTCTCAACGACGACTGGGCTTACGGTAACG ACCTGGATGCCCGGCCCTGGGACTTCCAGGCGGAGGAGTGTGCCCTGCGCGCCAGCATCGAGCGTTTCAACTCGCGTCGTTACGACCGGGCGCACAGCAACCCCGATTTTCTCCCTGTGGACAACTGCCTGCAGAGCGTGCTGGGCCAGCGCGTGGACCTGCCTGAGGATTTCCAGGTCAACTACGACCTGTGGCTGGAGCGGGAGGTTTTCTCCCGACCCATCTCctgggaggagctgctgcagtga